From the genome of Nocardia sp. NBC_01503, one region includes:
- a CDS encoding LysR family transcriptional regulator: MDPHLRDLRYFVAVAEELHFTNAAQRLHIAQPTLSRQIRQLERQLDVVLFDRNQRSVALTVAGKELLEGARRILELWEVTNVALQEAGEVLRVGIQSSIGRGLITDLESASGHRLALHSASWTDPSSGLAGRQADLALMWLPVPDTGRYRWQVLRTEPRWVLLPENHPLAGQETIEFATLADEPFIAMPAEAGAARDFWLGADARGGRQAKIGAEAATAEERLEAVSLGLGVCLLAENNVPMYRWPGLTARPVAGLAPCELAVAWRADDDRPTILEFAARVLEGGFADREPVAAQ, encoded by the coding sequence ATGGACCCGCATTTGCGCGACCTGCGGTATTTCGTCGCCGTCGCTGAGGAACTGCATTTCACCAACGCCGCCCAGCGGCTGCACATCGCACAGCCCACGCTGTCTCGGCAGATTCGGCAGCTGGAGCGTCAGCTCGACGTGGTCCTGTTCGACCGCAATCAGCGCAGTGTGGCTCTGACTGTCGCGGGCAAGGAACTGCTGGAGGGTGCGCGCCGCATCCTCGAGCTCTGGGAGGTCACCAATGTCGCGCTGCAGGAGGCGGGTGAGGTGCTGCGCGTCGGCATCCAATCCTCCATCGGCCGCGGCCTGATCACCGATCTGGAGAGCGCCAGCGGCCACCGGCTCGCCCTGCACTCCGCATCCTGGACCGACCCGTCCAGTGGCCTGGCCGGGCGACAGGCGGACCTGGCGCTCATGTGGCTGCCCGTACCCGATACCGGTCGCTACCGGTGGCAGGTGCTGCGCACGGAGCCACGCTGGGTGCTGCTGCCGGAGAACCACCCGCTCGCCGGGCAGGAGACCATCGAATTCGCGACCCTGGCCGATGAGCCCTTCATCGCCATGCCAGCCGAAGCCGGTGCGGCCCGCGATTTCTGGCTCGGCGCGGACGCCCGCGGCGGCCGCCAGGCCAAGATCGGCGCGGAGGCGGCCACCGCCGAGGAGCGCCTGGAGGCGGTCTCGCTCGGACTCGGCGTCTGCCTGCTCGCCGAGAACAATGTGCCCATGTACCGCTGGCCCGGCCTGACCGCGCGACCCGTCGCCGGACTGGCTCCGTGCGAGCTGGCCGTCGCCTGGCGTGCCGATGACGATCGGCCGACCATCCTCGAGTTCGCGGCCCGCGTCCTCGAAGGCGGATTCGCCGACCGGGAGCCGGTCGCCGCGCAATAG
- the hpt gene encoding hypoxanthine phosphoribosyltransferase — translation MYGDDIASVLISEDEIASKIDELAELVAKRYPAGAPEGDLLLVGVLKGAIFFMTDLAKRLTVPTQMEFMAVSSYGSSTSSSGVVRIMKDLDKDIAGRNVLIVEDIIDSGLTLSWLLRNLSSRNPASLEVVTLLRKPDALRTQVDVMAVGFDIPNEFVVGYGLDYAERYRDLPYIGTLDPKVYGG, via the coding sequence GTGTACGGGGATGACATCGCGTCGGTGCTGATCAGCGAAGACGAGATCGCGAGCAAGATCGATGAGCTCGCCGAACTGGTCGCCAAGCGTTATCCCGCCGGTGCCCCCGAGGGTGATCTGCTGCTGGTGGGCGTACTCAAGGGCGCGATCTTCTTCATGACGGATCTGGCCAAGCGGCTGACCGTGCCCACCCAGATGGAGTTCATGGCGGTCTCCTCCTACGGGTCCTCCACCTCGTCCTCGGGCGTGGTGCGGATCATGAAGGATCTGGACAAGGACATTGCCGGGCGCAATGTGCTGATCGTCGAGGACATCATCGATTCCGGGCTCACGCTGTCATGGCTGCTGCGCAATCTGTCCAGCCGTAATCCGGCCTCGCTGGAGGTGGTGACGCTGCTGCGCAAGCCCGATGCGCTGCGCACCCAGGTCGATGTGATGGCGGTCGGTTTCGATATCCCGAACGAGTTCGTGGTCGGTTACGGCCTGGACTACGCGGAGCGGTACCGGGATCTGCCCTATATCGGCACCTTGGACCCGAAGGTTTACGGGGGCTAG
- a CDS encoding amidase, which translates to MYEEGTALAVETAVNEVVVNTDKSAEAADENPTSEPRTDDTDTDNSEILPPLDLTTATGIASAVQNGSVTAEQMVDQALARIRAQDRKVNAFSEVRVDAARAEARALAERPNLDVLPLAGVPVAVKNNVDVTGAVTRAGSLAGSERPAAADHPVVRRLRSAGAVIVGLTTVPEFGLWGVTDTPDRITRSPWNSRYSAGGSSGGSGAAVGSGMVTIAHGNDGLGSVRIPAACSGVVGMKPGRGLVPAEVGVDSWGGMTENGVLATTVADAALMLSVLADRPALAELESPKALRIGLATAAPNPLTRVDKAWIAAADKAAAAASTAGHTIGVAELPYQGATFALGLRWVANAAREAGTVAHPERLQRRTRTHIALGRTVLKSGLLRAAQVDRIEARLLDYFERYDVAITPTLATPPPRARRWHSRPWLANVVASARFSPFTPLWNLVGWPAISVPMGVHPKTGTPVAAQLIGPPGSESTLLKLAAQLEDACPWERTAPGKD; encoded by the coding sequence ATGTACGAAGAGGGCACCGCGCTAGCGGTCGAGACCGCGGTGAACGAGGTAGTGGTGAACACTGACAAATCAGCCGAAGCAGCCGACGAGAATCCGACTTCCGAACCGCGCACCGACGATACCGATACCGATAATTCCGAAATCCTCCCGCCGCTGGATCTGACCACGGCCACGGGAATCGCCTCCGCCGTCCAGAACGGGTCCGTGACGGCCGAGCAGATGGTGGACCAGGCCCTCGCTCGCATTCGCGCGCAGGACCGAAAAGTGAACGCGTTCAGCGAGGTTCGCGTCGACGCCGCCCGCGCCGAGGCCCGCGCGCTGGCCGAGCGCCCGAATCTGGATGTGCTGCCGCTGGCCGGGGTGCCGGTCGCGGTGAAGAACAATGTCGATGTCACCGGTGCGGTCACCCGCGCCGGATCGCTGGCCGGGTCCGAGCGGCCCGCGGCCGCGGATCACCCGGTGGTGCGGCGACTACGCTCGGCCGGCGCGGTTATCGTCGGCCTGACCACGGTTCCGGAGTTCGGGCTCTGGGGCGTCACCGATACCCCGGACCGCATCACCCGCAGTCCCTGGAATTCCCGCTACAGCGCCGGTGGTTCGTCCGGCGGATCGGGCGCGGCGGTCGGTTCCGGCATGGTGACCATCGCGCACGGCAATGACGGACTCGGATCGGTACGCATTCCCGCCGCCTGCTCCGGCGTGGTCGGCATGAAGCCCGGGCGCGGCCTGGTACCCGCCGAGGTGGGGGTGGATTCCTGGGGCGGGATGACCGAAAACGGTGTGCTGGCAACGACTGTCGCCGATGCCGCGCTCATGCTGTCGGTGCTCGCCGACCGCCCCGCACTCGCCGAATTGGAGTCGCCCAAGGCGCTGCGCATCGGCCTGGCCACCGCCGCGCCGAACCCGCTGACCCGGGTGGACAAGGCGTGGATCGCCGCCGCAGACAAGGCCGCGGCCGCCGCCTCGACCGCCGGGCACACCATCGGTGTCGCCGAATTGCCTTATCAGGGAGCTACTTTCGCACTGGGACTGCGCTGGGTCGCCAATGCCGCCCGTGAGGCCGGGACGGTCGCGCATCCGGAGCGGCTGCAGCGCCGCACCCGCACCCATATCGCGCTCGGCAGGACCGTGCTGAAATCGGGTCTGCTGCGCGCGGCGCAGGTGGATCGCATCGAGGCGCGGCTGCTGGACTACTTCGAGCGCTACGACGTGGCCATCACCCCGACCCTGGCGACCCCGCCGCCCCGCGCCCGCCGCTGGCATTCCCGGCCGTGGCTGGCGAATGTGGTTGCGAGCGCACGGTTCTCACCGTTCACACCGCTGTGGAATCTGGTCGGCTGGCCTGCCATCTCGGTGCCGATGGGCGTCCACCCCAAGACCGGGACCCCGGTCGCGGCACAACTCATCGGCCCGCCCGGCAGTGAATCGACCCTGCTGAAGCTGGCCGCCCAACTGGAGGACGCCTGCCCCTGGGAGCGCACCGCGCCGGGCAAGGACTGA
- the tilS gene encoding tRNA lysidine(34) synthetase TilS, with translation MNSRPRLPETRAALELRHAVRRWLGRYAPDGVVAVGLSGGADSLALTATTVVEAALVDAYIVDHGLQDGSAEVAAQAAETALRLGCRSARVLTVEVGTEGGLEAAARRARYAALNAARLELDGPPPNIVRALPDSGAPGSGLRSARSGMPVLLGHTLDDQAETVLLGLARGSGGRSIRGMAEYAEPWGRPLLGVRRGVTRQLCADLGLTPWEDPHNSSPDFTRARLRAEVLPLLEEVLGGGVAPALARTAAQLREDGAALDSLAENLLNSAIDGEDLMLETLATAAPALRRRVIRAWLLAGGAKSLTDSNLRAVEALVTDWHGQGGVAVGGSIGGTRLVAAREHGRLILTHSEPDRGRHHH, from the coding sequence GTGAACTCTCGCCCCCGGCTACCCGAGACGCGTGCGGCGCTGGAGCTGCGTCATGCCGTGCGGCGTTGGCTGGGCCGGTATGCGCCGGATGGTGTGGTGGCGGTCGGATTGTCCGGTGGCGCGGACTCTTTGGCGTTGACGGCGACGACGGTGGTCGAGGCCGCGCTGGTGGACGCGTACATCGTCGACCACGGATTGCAGGATGGCTCGGCCGAGGTCGCCGCCCAGGCGGCGGAGACCGCTCTCCGTCTGGGCTGTCGTTCCGCACGAGTGCTCACCGTGGAAGTGGGAACCGAGGGTGGCCTCGAGGCGGCGGCTCGGCGCGCCCGATATGCCGCGCTGAACGCGGCTCGGCTGGAACTGGACGGTCCGCCCCCGAATATCGTTCGGGCATTGCCGGATTCCGGTGCCCCGGGCTCCGGGCTGCGCAGCGCCCGGTCGGGTATGCCGGTTCTGCTGGGGCACACCCTCGATGACCAGGCCGAAACCGTGCTACTCGGACTTGCGCGCGGGTCTGGTGGGCGCTCGATTCGAGGTATGGCCGAGTACGCCGAGCCGTGGGGCCGACCGCTGCTGGGCGTACGGCGCGGTGTGACTCGACAACTGTGCGCGGATCTCGGGCTGACGCCCTGGGAGGACCCGCACAATTCGTCCCCCGACTTCACCCGCGCGCGATTGCGCGCCGAGGTGCTGCCACTGCTCGAGGAGGTGCTCGGCGGGGGAGTGGCTCCGGCACTGGCCCGCACCGCCGCTCAGCTGCGCGAGGACGGCGCGGCCCTCGATTCACTAGCCGAGAATTTGCTGAACTCCGCGATTGATGGCGAAGACCTGATGCTCGAGACGCTCGCCACTGCCGCGCCCGCGCTGCGGCGGCGCGTCATTCGGGCGTGGCTGCTGGCGGGCGGCGCAAAATCATTGACGGACAGCAATTTACGCGCGGTCGAGGCGCTGGTCACCGACTGGCACGGGCAGGGCGGTGTCGCGGTCGGTGGTTCGATCGGCGGGACCAGGTTGGTTGCCGCGCGTGAACATGGCAGGCTCATACTGACCCACAGCGAACCCGATCGGGGTCGACATCATCATTGA